A portion of the Edaphobacter lichenicola genome contains these proteins:
- a CDS encoding thymidine phosphorylase yields MTQPIHPIDVILHKRDGHVLSEDEIRAFIRAIVDRTPTNQLVTDAQIAALLMAVFQRGLDPHELATLTSAMRYSGEIFDATPLHTFTIDKHSTGGVGDKTSLLIAPILAAAGLASPTPAGIPGICVPMISGRSLGHTGGTLDKLETIPGFNTQLTLDQLFLTLEKCGAAMVGQTPHLVPADRILYALRDHTGTVESPFLICASIMSKKLAEDLKALVLDVKVGSGAFMPTYDQSKFLAELMVQTGETSGTRTVALLTGMDEPLGRFSGNWIEVWECIDIMRAQRPQDRHPMSTDLIELSNILSGWMLYLADHAITPEDGAVLSNEYLLSGAAYKAWLKIVATQCGDIAVFEDPAAHHQPTATRTLAATHSGYLANMDCKQVGWAVQRLGAGRAKPGDPVSAHAGIEMHAKLGAEIKLGQPLITLFSEDPDLLDEPEAMLRETLHIASTPPQTQPLIREVIQKK; encoded by the coding sequence ATGACTCAGCCCATCCACCCCATCGACGTCATCCTTCACAAGCGCGACGGTCACGTCCTCAGCGAGGACGAAATCAGAGCCTTCATCCGCGCCATCGTCGACCGTACCCCAACCAACCAGCTCGTCACCGACGCCCAGATCGCCGCACTCCTCATGGCCGTCTTCCAACGCGGACTCGACCCTCACGAGCTCGCCACCCTCACCTCCGCCATGCGCTACTCCGGCGAAATCTTCGACGCCACCCCACTCCACACCTTCACCATCGACAAGCACTCCACCGGCGGCGTCGGCGACAAGACCTCGCTCCTCATCGCCCCCATCCTCGCCGCAGCAGGCCTTGCCTCGCCAACACCCGCAGGTATCCCCGGTATCTGCGTCCCCATGATCTCCGGCCGCAGCCTCGGCCACACCGGCGGCACACTCGACAAGCTCGAGACCATCCCCGGCTTCAACACGCAACTCACACTCGATCAGCTCTTCCTTACCCTCGAAAAATGCGGCGCAGCCATGGTCGGCCAAACCCCTCACCTCGTCCCCGCCGACCGCATCCTCTACGCCCTCCGCGACCACACCGGCACCGTCGAGTCCCCATTCCTCATCTGCGCCAGCATCATGAGCAAAAAACTCGCCGAAGATCTCAAAGCCCTCGTCCTCGACGTCAAGGTCGGCAGCGGCGCCTTCATGCCCACCTACGACCAATCGAAGTTCCTCGCCGAACTCATGGTCCAAACCGGCGAAACCTCCGGCACCCGCACCGTCGCGCTCCTCACCGGCATGGACGAGCCACTCGGCCGCTTCTCCGGCAACTGGATCGAGGTCTGGGAGTGCATCGACATCATGCGCGCCCAGCGCCCCCAGGACCGTCATCCCATGTCGACCGACCTGATCGAACTCTCAAACATCCTCTCCGGCTGGATGCTTTACCTGGCTGACCACGCCATTACGCCGGAAGACGGTGCCGTACTCTCTAACGAGTACCTGCTCAGCGGCGCCGCCTACAAAGCCTGGCTCAAGATCGTCGCAACCCAATGCGGCGACATCGCCGTCTTCGAAGACCCCGCAGCGCACCATCAACCCACTGCCACGCGCACACTCGCCGCCACTCACTCCGGCTATCTCGCCAACATGGACTGCAAACAAGTCGGCTGGGCGGTTCAACGCCTTGGCGCAGGCCGCGCCAAACCCGGCGATCCCGTTAGCGCCCACGCCGGCATCGAGATGCACGCCAAACTCGGAGCCGAAATAAAACTCGGCCAACCCCTCATCACCCTCTTCAGCGAAGACCCCGATCTCCTCGACGAACCCGAAGCCATGCTGCGCGAAACCCTCCACATCGCTTCGACACCACCCCAGACCCAACCCCTCATCCGCGAAGTAATACAAAAAAAATAA